The following proteins are co-located in the Vigna unguiculata cultivar IT97K-499-35 chromosome 9, ASM411807v1, whole genome shotgun sequence genome:
- the LOC114163365 gene encoding ABC transporter A family member 2-like, with product MRTTLTGLPLVLQQFRALLKKNLLLSWRNKRASLLQLLSPLIFIFLIFAIDKAIKAQTSTSSAYKTVTDPPTQPSPPITPCEDKFFIKLPCYDFVWSGDQNPNFQTIVTRIMNNNPGRPIPPSKVKSFKDKTEVDAWLFSNPMSCPGALHFSQLNDTVISYGLQTNSTSLQWRGKYQDPTMSFQLPLQLAAEREIARHLIGDPSFSWNVFLREFAHPSMTPFSAVGTIGPAFFLAIAMFNFVLQISSLVTEKELKLRQSMTMMGLYDFAYWSSWLIWETVVTILSSLLIVLFGMMFQFSFFLKNSFAVLFIFFFLFELNMTGLAFMLSAFIKKSSSATTMGFSIFIVGFLTQLVVQAGFPYTNSFSKTLRNLWSLFPPNPFSQGIQVLSEAVDTSEDNGVSWSRRGECPHTDSDCVLTIDDIYKWLAATFVLWFVLAIYFDNIIPNASGVRKSIFYFLNPNYWMGRGGQKVKEGGLCSCVGSNPRQEISTPDDEDVLDEESKVKQQLAEGLVDANIAVQIHGLAKTYAGTRNIGCCCKCTKTAPYTAVKGLWVNFAKDQLFCLLGPNGAGKTTAINCLTGITPVTSGDALIYGHSIRSSIGMSNIRKLIGVCPQFDILWDALSGQEHLQLFATIKGLSPASIKSIIQASLSEVKLTDAAKVRAGSYSGGMKRRLSVAIALIGDPKLVILDEPTTGMDPITRRHVWDIIENAKRGRAIVLTTHSMEEADILSDRIGIMAKGRLRCIGTSIRLKSRFGTGFIANISFHGNNIERSPTNGDAISTEHREEVKKFFKNYLNVEPKEETNNFITFVIPHDREALLTNFFSELQDREEEFGISDIQLGLTTLEEVFLNIARQAELENATAEGRLTTLTLTSGESVQIPIGARFVGIPGTETEENPTGFMVEVYWEQDDTGTLCIAGHSQKVPSPHGLQLPSSPSARNRRYLNRPGPINGIVIDPSQVNPGDFQR from the exons ATGAGGACCACCCTCACCGGTTTGCCATTGGTGTTGCAGCAATTCAGAGCTCTGTTGAAGAAGAATCTGTTACTGTCATGGCGGAACAAGAGAGCGAGTCTTCTGCAATTGCTTTCCCCTCTCATATTCATTTTCCTCATATTCGCCATCGACAAGGCGATCAAGGCTCAGACATCGACCTCCTCCGCCTACAAGACCGTCACCGACCCTCCCACCCAACCGTCGCCGCCCATAACTCCCTGCGAAGACAAGTTCTTCATCAAACTCCCGTGCTACGACTTCGTTTGGAGCGGTGACCAAAATCCCAACTTCCAAACCATCGTCACCCGCATCATGAACAACAACCCCGGCAGACCCATCCCTCCCTCCAAG GTGAAGTCGTTCAAGGACAAGACCGAAGTGGATGCGTGGCTGTTCAGTAACCCTATGAGTTGTCCCGGAGCGCTTCATTTCTCGCAGCTAAACGACACCGTTATAAGCTACGGTCTTCAGACCAACTCCACCAGTCTTCAGTGGCGAGGCAAATATCAGGACCCCACTATGTCGTTTCAACTTCCTCTTCAGCTTGCCGCCGAGAGGGAAATTGCCAGACACCTTATTGGAg ACCCGAGTTTCAGTTGGAATGTGTTTCTGAGGGAATTCGCGCACCCTTCCATGACTCCTTTCTCTGCCGTGGGTACAATTGGTCCCGCGTTTTTCCTCGCCATTGctatgtttaattttgttcttcAGATAAGCTCTTTGGTGACGGAGAAAGAGCTTAAACTTCGCCAG TCAATGACAATGATGGGCCTTTACGACTTTGCTTACTGGTCGTCCTGGCTGATTTGGGAGACGGTTGTCACAATCCTATCGTCCCTCCTGATAGTACTCTTTGGAATGATGTTCCAGTTCagttttttcttgaaaaacaGTTTCGCGGTCCtgtttatcttcttcttcctatTTGAACTTAATATG ACTGGCTTGGCCTTCATGTTGTCTGCTTTCATTAAGAAGTCATCTTCGGCAACAACAATGGGATTCTCTATATTTATTGTGGGCTTTTTGACTCAG CTTGTGGTACAAGCAGGATTTCCTTACACGAATAGTTTCTCCAAAACTTTACGAAATTTGTGGTCGTTATTCCCACCCAATCCTTTTTCTCAAGGTATACAAGTGCTTTCAGAAGCAGTTGATACTTCCGAAGACAATGGTGTTAGCTGGAGTAGACGAGGAGAATGCCCTCATACCGATTCAGACTGTGTGTTAACTATT GATGATATTTATAAATGGCTTGCGGCTACATTCGTTCTCTGGTTTGTTCTGGCCATTTATTTTGACAATATAATCCCAAATGCATCGGGTGTGAGGAAGTCAATATTCTACTTTCTAAATCCCAATTATTGGATGGGAAGAGGGGGTCAGAAAGTGAAAG AGGGTGGGCTTTGTAGTTGTGTAGGTTCAAACCCACGTCAGGAAATAAGTACACCTGATGATGAAGATGTGCTTGATGAAGAAAGCAAAGTGAAACAGCAACTAGCTGAAGGTCTGGTTGATGCAAATATTGCTGTTCAAATACATGGCCTTGCGAAGACCTATGCCGGTACGCGTAACATTGGTTGCTGCTGCAAATGTACAAAGACTGCTCCATACACTGCTGTTAAG GGTTTGTGGGTAAACTTTGCAAAAGATCAGTTGTTTTGTCTTCTAGGACCCAATGGAGCTGGAAAAACCACAGCTATTAATTGTTTGACAGGGATAACTCCAGTAACTAGCGGAGATG cGTTGATTTATGGACATTCAATCAGAAGTTCTATTGGCATGTCAAACATTCGAAAGCTTATAGGAGTATGTCCACAG TTTGATATACTATGGGATGCACTGTCTGGCCAAGAACACCTCCAACTCTTTGCTACTATTAAAGGCCTGTCCCCAGCTTCCATAAAATCA ATTATCCAGGCTTCATTATCAGAGGTGAAACTCACGGATGCAGCCAAAGTGAGAGCTGGAAGTTACAGTGGAGGAATGAAGCGCCGTCTCAGTGTTGCAATTGCGCTTATTGGTGACCCTAAGTTAGTCATTTTGGATGAACCG aCTACTGGTATGGATCCAATAACAAGAAGGCACGTGTGGGACATAATTGAAAACGCAAAAAGAGGGCGTGCCATTGTTCTTACGACTCACTCTATGGAAGAAGCTGACATTCTAAGTGACCGCATAGGAATCATGGCAAAAGGAAGGCTTCGATGCATTGGCACCTCAATCAGATTGAAATCACGCTTTGGTACTGGTTTTATTGCAAACATCAGCTTCCATGGAAACAATATTGAACGCAGTCCAACCAATGGTGATGCAATATCTACAGAGCATCGTGAGGAAGTGAAGAAATTCTTTAAGAAT TATTTAAATGTAGAGCCAAAAGAGGAGACCAATAACTTTATAACTTTTGTGATTCCCCATGACAGAGAGGCGCTCCTAACA AATTTCTTTTCAGAGCTCcaagatagagaagaagaattTGGCATTTCTGACATCCAGCTTGGTCTTACAACTCTCGAAGAAGTTTTCTTGAATATTGCAAGACAAGCAGAGCTAGAAAACGCTACAGCTGAAGGGAGGCTAACAACCCTGACCTTAACATCTGGGGAATCTGTGCAG ATTCCCATAGGAGCTAGGTTTGTGGGAATTCCAGGAACAGAGACTGAGGAAAACCCAACAGGGTTTATGGTAGAAGTTTACTGGGAGCAAGATGATACTGGGACCCTATGCATTGCTGGCCACTCGCAGAAGGTTCCTAGTCCTCATGGCCTTCAAttaccatcctcaccttctgcAAGAAACCGTAGATATTTAAACCGGCCAGGACCAATTAATGGAATTGTGATTGATCCAAGTCAAGTTAATCCAGGTGATTTTCAGCGATAA
- the LOC114164215 gene encoding ABC transporter A family member 7-like, with the protein MCDVRQRKSRSMANEPASFWTQANALLRKNLTFQKRNVKTNVRLIMFPFLLCLLLLLLQRLVDSQLDKAENKCGCACVRRVGDTCVEEECGIEHSDLDQVTTCAIPNPPEWPPLLQVPAPQYRAVRTDNFPFSDYPNASCRRNGSCPVTMLFTGTNQSFGEIISGNMIPTSFTAINSSSVMSSLAANVAGSASNTENTNFLEPAFFSDQPIYYLQSQCTQNSTFSISFELSAAISREQELVCAEGLRLWRNSATEVNNELYRGYRRSNLEEQIEEIAAGYDFLNSNGRVFNVSIWYNSTYKNDTGSTEIALARIPRSVNLVSDAYLQFLLGPGTKMFFEFVKEMPKPSTPINFDLASLLGGLFFTWVILQLFPIALTSLVYEKQQKLRIMMKMHGLGDGPYWMISYGYFLALSIVYMLCFVIFGSLIGLNFFTMNDYSIQFVFYFIYINLQIALAFLLASVFSNVKTATVIAYIGVFGTGLLAGFLFQFFVQDTSFPRGWIIVMELYPGFALYRGLYEFSQYSFNGDALGTDGMRWSNLSDSANGMKEVLIIMFVEWLLVLSFAYYIDQVLSTGSRKSPLFFLKGFQKKPHSSFRKPSIQRQKSKVFVQMEKPDVTQEREKVEQLLLEPTINQAIVCDDLRKVYPGRDGNPEKHAVRGLSLALPQGECFGMLGPNGAGKTSFINMMIGLTKPTSGTAFVQGLDIRTHMDGIYTSMGVCPQHDLLWESLTGREHLLFYGRLKNLKGSALTEAVEESLKSVNLFYGGVADKKAGKYSGGMKRRLSVAISLIGDPKVVYMDEPSTGLDPASRNNLWNVVKRAKQDRAIILTTHSMEEAEVLCDRLGIFVDGSLQCIGNPKELKGRYGGTYVFTMTTSVDDEKDVENLVRRLSPNANKIYHISGTQKFELPKEEVKIANVFKAVETAKRSFTVSAWGLADTTLEDVFIKVARGAQAFDTLS; encoded by the exons atgtgtgatgTTCGACAGAGAAAATCCAGAAGCATGGCAAACGAACCTGCGAGCTTCTGGACTCAGGCAAACGCTCTCCTTAGAAAGAATTTAACGTTTCAG aaGCGAAATGTTAAAACGAACGTTCGACTCATCATGTTCCCGTTCCTGTTGTGTCTGTTGCTGCTTCTGCTTCAACGCCTGGTGGATTCTCAATTGGACAAGGCAGAGAACAAGTGTGGGTGCGCTTGTGTGAGGAGAGTGGGGGACACGTGTGTGGAGGAGGAGTGCGGGATTGAGCATTCGGATTTGGACCAAGTAACAACCTGCGCCATTCCCAATCCTCCGGAATGGCCTCCTCTGTTGCAAGTGCCGGCTCCGCAGTACCGAGCTGTCAGAACGGACAATTTTCCCTTTTCCGATTATCCAAACGCCTCCTGCAGGAGGAATGGTTCCTGCCCTGTCACTATGCTCTTCACCGGGACAAATCAGTCTTTTGGAGAAa TTATATCTGGGAATATGATCCCAACTTCCTTCACTGCTATAAACAGCTCTTCTGTTATGAGTAGTTTGGCAGCGAATGTGGCT GGATCAGCCTCAAATACAGAGAACACCAATTTTCTGGAACCTGCTTTCTTTTCGGATCAACCTATTTATTATCTTCAAAGTCAGTGCACGCAGAACTCTacattttccatttcttttgaGCTATCCGCAGCAATTAGCAGAGAACAAG AGTTAGTATGCGCTGAGGGCTTGCGTTTATGGCGTAATAGTGCTACTGAAGTGAACAATGAGCTATATAGAGGCTACCGGAGAAGTAACCTAGAGGAACAAATCGAAGAGATAGCTGCAG GTTATGATTTTTTGAATTCAAATGGAAGAGTGTTTAATGTCAGCATATGGTACAACTCCACCTACAAAAACGACACTGGTTCTACTGAAATTGCATTGGCGCGTATTCCTCGTTCTGTTAATTTG GTATCAGATGCCTACCTGCAGTTTCTGTTGGGACCTGGTACCAAAATGTTTTTTGAGTTTGTAAAGGAAATGCCAAAGCCTTCAACCccaattaattttgatttggcTTCTCTTTTGGGTGGTCTGTTCTTCACATGGGTCATCCTGCAACTTTTCCCT ATTGCCTTGACATCGCTTGTATATGAGAAgcaacaaaaattaagaatcaTGATGAAAATGCATGGTCTTGGTGATGGGCCATATTGGATGATTTCGTACGGTTATTTTCTTGCCTTATCAATTGTCTACATGCTGTGTTTTGTGATATTTGGCTCACTCATAG ggttgaatttcttcacaaTGAATGACTACAGCAtccaattcgtgttttatttcatctatataaatttacaaattgCACTGGCTTTTTTATTGGCTTCCGTGTTTTCAAATGTTAAAACTGCTACAG TAATTGCGTATATAGGTGTGTTTGGAACTGGGCTATTAGCTGGCtttcttttccaattttttgttcaagACACATCATTTCCAa gAGGGTGGATCATTGTTATGGAGCTGTATCCTGGGTTTGCTTTATATCGTGGGTTATATGAGTTTTCGCAATATTCCTTTAATGGTGACGCTTTGGGGACTGATGGTATGCGCTGGAGTAATCTGAGCGATAGCGCAAATGGCATGAAGGAGGTCTTAATTATAATGTTTGTGGAGTGGCTTCTGGTGCTTTCCTTTGCCTATTATATCGATCAAGTTTTGTCAACAGGAAGCAGAAAAAGTcctctttttttcttgaaaGGATTTCAGAAAAAGCCTCATTCATCTTTTCGGAAGCCTAGTATCCAAAGGCAGAAATCCAAAGTTTTCGTTCAGATGGAGAAACCTGATGTCACTCAAGAG aGGGAGAAGGTGGAGCAACTGCTACTTGAACCGACCATCAATCAAGCAATTGTATGCGACGACCTGAGAAAGGTCTACCCGGGGAGAGATGGTAACCCTGAGAAACATGCAGTGAGAGGGTTGTCCCTTGCTTTGCCTCAAGGAGAATGCTTTGGTATGCTTGGTCCCAATGGTGCTGGGAAGACTTCTTTTATCAATATG ATGATTGGTCTCACGAAGCCAACCTCTGGTACAGCATTTGTTCAAGGTCTTGACATAAGAACTCATATGGATGGAATATATACTAGCATGGGTGTATGCCCACAACATGA tttgctGTGGGAATCTCTGACAGGAAGAGAGCATCTACTGTTTTATGGCAGACTTAAAAATCTTAAAGGTTCAGCCTTGACAGAA GCAGTGGAAGAATCGTTGAAAAGTGTAAACCTTTTTTATGGAGGAGTTGCAGATAAGAAAGCTGGAAAATACAGCGGAGGAATGAAAAGGAGGCTTAGTGTCGCAATTTCATTGATTGGAGATCCTAAG gttgTGTATATGGATGAGCCAAGTACTGGTTTAGACCCTGCATCAAGAAACAACTTATGGAATGTTGTCAAGCGTGCAAAACAAGATCGTGCAATCATTCTTACCA CACATTCCATGGAAGAGGCCGAAGTCCTATGCGATCGATTAGGAATATTTGTAGATGGAAGCTTGCAGTGCATAGGAAACCCAAAGGAG TTGAAAGGTAGGTATGGAGGAACCTACGTGTTCACAATGACAACATCTGTGGATGATGAAAAGGATGTAGAGAATTTGGTGCGAAGGCTGTCCCCAAATGCTAACAAGATCTACCATATCTCTGGAACACAAAAGTTTGAGCTACCAAAGGAGGAGGTTAAAATAGCAAATGTATTCAAAGCAGTTGAAACTGCAAAGAGAAGCTTCACCGTTTCAGCATGGGGTCTAGCTGATACCACATTGGAAGATGTCTTCATCAAAGTTGCACGTGGGGCTCAGGCATTTGACACCTTGTCATAG